One Candidatus Woesearchaeota archaeon genomic window carries:
- a CDS encoding RDD family protein codes for MPPKPKVYLANAGTIKRLLAFMLDLLLLNLIVLTPFRGLLNSSLPEGDFESMYNLMLQNDGVYSTVYASAVAIALIILSYFVFTEWKLGQTLGKMMFGLFVVAETNGRQEKLDIKERVKFWQALVRSAYFVPIFPLFFLIIIDPIYMLFNKNGQRLSERLSRTRVVEMYRWM; via the coding sequence ATGCCACCCAAACCAAAGGTATACCTGGCCAATGCCGGCACAATCAAGAGATTACTGGCATTCATGCTCGATTTGTTGCTGCTCAATCTTATTGTATTGACTCCATTCCGAGGCCTGCTGAACAGCTCACTTCCAGAGGGAGACTTTGAATCAATGTACAATTTAATGCTGCAGAATGACGGCGTATACAGTACTGTTTATGCAAGCGCCGTGGCCATAGCCCTGATCATATTGTCCTATTTTGTATTTACTGAATGGAAATTGGGGCAGACGCTCGGGAAAATGATGTTTGGGCTGTTTGTTGTTGCTGAAACTAATGGCAGGCAGGAAAAACTTGACATTAAGGAAAGGGTGAAATTTTGGCAGGCTCTTGTGAGGTCTGCCTATTTTGTTCCAATATTCCCCTTGTTTTTCCTGATAATTATTGACCCGATTTACATGCTATTCAATAAGAATGGCCAAAGGCTCAGTGAAAGGCTGAGCAGGACAAGGGTTGTTGAGATGTACAGGTGGATGTAA
- the sppA gene encoding signal peptide peptidase SppA, translating into MAAQNNMGKNTASGGKSKWIFIIGILFILWLISIVAAGAISLYFGGDYSIESKMGQGNVAVISVKGEITGDKTGSLLLDEGTASTTVVKFIKAADKDQGVKAILLEINSPGGAAVASEEIMAAFSKSQKLKVAVIRDVGASGAYWIASPADRIFASRMSLTGSIGVISSYLQFEGTMRKYGITYERLVAGEYKDIGSPFRNITDEEKTMFQEKIDKIHEYFLKSVADNRNMSKENIAIVSHGSFFLGEEALELGLIDEIGNKDDAVKYIEQEINASAKLVQYEERRGLFNSIIDTMSHQSFYVGQGIGSVISRPGIEESINIRT; encoded by the coding sequence ATGGCAGCGCAGAACAATATGGGAAAAAACACAGCATCGGGTGGAAAGTCCAAATGGATTTTTATTATAGGCATATTATTTATTTTATGGCTGATAAGCATTGTTGCTGCGGGCGCAATAAGCCTGTATTTTGGAGGGGATTATAGCATTGAGAGCAAGATGGGCCAGGGAAATGTGGCAGTGATTTCCGTAAAGGGCGAGATTACCGGCGATAAAACAGGCAGCTTATTGCTTGATGAAGGAACTGCGTCAACAACTGTTGTTAAGTTCATCAAGGCTGCAGACAAGGATCAGGGGGTTAAGGCCATACTTCTGGAAATCAACAGCCCAGGAGGGGCAGCGGTTGCCAGCGAAGAGATCATGGCAGCTTTTTCCAAATCACAAAAACTCAAGGTGGCTGTGATAAGGGATGTTGGGGCATCAGGAGCCTATTGGATTGCCTCACCCGCAGACAGGATTTTTGCAAGCAGGATGTCCCTGACAGGGAGCATAGGGGTCATATCCAGCTACCTCCAATTTGAAGGCACAATGCGCAAGTATGGCATCACATACGAAAGGCTCGTGGCTGGTGAATACAAGGATATTGGCTCGCCCTTCCGAAATATTACAGATGAGGAAAAGACCATGTTCCAGGAAAAAATTGACAAGATCCATGAATATTTCCTGAAAAGTGTTGCAGACAACAGGAACATGAGCAAGGAAAACATTGCAATTGTGTCGCACGGCAGCTTTTTCCTCGGGGAGGAGGCGCTGGAGTTAGGCTTGATTGATGAGATAGGCAATAAGGATGATGCTGTCAAGTATATTGAACAGGAAATCAATGCAAGCGCCAAATTGGTGCAATATGAGGAAAGAAGGGGGCTTTTCAACAGCATTATTGACACAATGTCCCACCAGTCATTTTATGTCGGGCAGGGAATTGGCTCTGTGATTTCGCGGCCAGGCATTGAGGAAAGCATTAATATCAGGACCTGA
- a CDS encoding DUF59 domain-containing protein — protein MVTKEEVIETLKTCMDPELQMDVWTLGLIYDISIANERDVTIQMTFTTPMCPYGPMLMDEVYKKVRSIETSNKVKIDITFDPPWKPSDELRAMMGI, from the coding sequence ATGGTAACAAAAGAAGAAGTGATTGAAACATTGAAAACATGCATGGATCCCGAACTGCAGATGGATGTCTGGACATTGGGATTGATATATGACATAAGCATTGCCAATGAAAGGGATGTTACCATACAGATGACTTTTACAACTCCCATGTGCCCATATGGCCCAATGCTGATGGATGAAGTGTATAAAAAAGTGCGCAGCATTGAGACAAGCAATAAAGTCAAGATTGACATAACCTTTGACCCCCCATGGAAGCCGAGCGATGAACTCAGGGCGATGATGGGCATTTAG
- the eif1A gene encoding translation initiation factor eIF-1A, whose protein sequence is MSKKKEELARQEQIEEEIRRVKLPRGNEVFGILEQRVGGSRAKVRCLDGKMRICRIPGRLKRKLWVREGDLVLIEPWELSGDDKGDIIFKYRKTQVDFLQRKGYLKNLQDFEEF, encoded by the coding sequence ATGAGCAAGAAAAAGGAAGAACTCGCAAGGCAGGAGCAGATTGAGGAAGAGATAAGGCGAGTAAAACTCCCGCGCGGAAATGAGGTGTTTGGCATTCTTGAGCAAAGGGTTGGAGGGAGCAGGGCAAAAGTGCGCTGCCTGGACGGAAAGATGCGAATCTGCAGGATTCCCGGCAGGCTCAAGAGAAAGCTCTGGGTAAGGGAAGGCGATCTTGTGCTGATTGAGCCATGGGAGCTTAGCGGGGATGACAAAGGCGATATAATTTTCAAATACAGGAAAACCCAGGTTGATTTCCTGCAAAGGAAAGGCTACCTGAAGAATCTGCAGGATTTCGAGGAATTCTAG
- a CDS encoding PEGA domain-containing protein, translated as MAKQTQKKSGSSPEHRNSSFNVTVLVVLAALITAVLLVPRGQEIQGQATAASSEFGVLDIKFDPPDALFYIDGQIRGNSPRTIIGLPTGGHSLTISAEGYYSYEANFIVLPGKTTFLTVSLVEDDSGLGVNAGANAGNGNTIPELNDRISRISQEH; from the coding sequence ATGGCAAAGCAAACCCAAAAAAAATCCGGCAGCAGTCCTGAACACAGGAATTCGTCCTTCAATGTTACTGTTTTAGTGGTGCTTGCAGCATTGATTACCGCTGTGCTCCTGGTGCCGCGAGGGCAGGAGATACAGGGCCAGGCTACAGCAGCTTCTTCAGAATTTGGTGTGCTTGATATTAAATTTGACCCCCCTGATGCACTGTTCTATATTGATGGACAAATCAGGGGCAATTCGCCAAGGACAATAATTGGCCTGCCTACTGGCGGGCACAGCCTCACAATATCAGCTGAAGGCTACTATTCTTATGAGGCGAACTTCATTGTTTTGCCGGGCAAGACAACTTTCCTGACAGTTTCGCTTGTGGAGGATGATTCCGGACTCGGCGTGAATGCAGGTGCCAATGCTGGCAATGGCAACACTATCCCCGAACTGAATGACAGGATTAGCCGTATTTCTCAGGAGCATTGA
- the lspA gene encoding signal peptidase II: MKIDNDSKKFFIAAIIVIALDLFSKILVRNFIALGQEIRIFGIFSLTHTTNTGAGFSILQGYNAVLIWVAVMAMGALAYYINEFKGKSAVWIGMAFGGIAGNLVDRIAFGRVTDFLDFHYWPVFNIADSALVLGVIFYAWQTMREK, encoded by the coding sequence ATGAAGATTGATAATGACAGCAAGAAATTTTTTATTGCGGCGATTATTGTGATTGCGCTTGATTTGTTCTCCAAGATCCTGGTGCGAAATTTTATAGCATTGGGGCAGGAGATAAGGATTTTTGGGATTTTCAGCCTGACGCATACAACGAATACCGGTGCCGGCTTCAGCATTCTGCAGGGCTACAATGCAGTCTTGATATGGGTTGCTGTCATGGCAATGGGAGCTCTTGCCTATTATATCAATGAGTTTAAGGGCAAGAGTGCCGTATGGATTGGAATGGCTTTTGGCGGGATTGCAGGCAATTTGGTTGACAGAATTGCTTTTGGGAGGGTAACTGATTTTCTTGATTTTCATTATTGGCCTGTGTTCAACATAGCGGATTCAGCCCTGGTTTTAGGAGTAATCTTCTATGCATGGCAGACTATGCGGGAAAAATAA
- a CDS encoding PEGA domain-containing protein, which produces MKKAYLSLVAVSFLLILLSACSPPENKVTFDRITGNLVAVENGASLIVQSVPDGANVYLDETLLADKTPLEISGLAEGKHSLRIEKTNHFDYKKTLYLNAGQQTTIKAELTSRKGSLFITSVPNAADIYLDGKYQGRTPLKLTSMPTGPYQLKLSMDGYQDYMRTVEVIYNDVTTVEATLIKGTSGTNTGMDTGTDSSAKYIQVFSPKENGIWQLGRGYRIQWISNALAEGTLISVVLEPVYPACLDMDPPCSLAQLAPYTIASNIADSNYYDWYIPEDLKALYLGSGKIIIIAREPSGNQLTGTSSRFNVVASLADLNKSMTYCDDSDGGLSYYERGTVSGALGGKPFKISDSCSKSNANALQEYTCLQNGAYNMQLFNCAKGCGDGKCLGESTAGGSIAAYSILPLDFFGQPVGTKKTVPLKFNLDTAVEPYITLAAFDLDAKAEAKMYVNGNLIPLPANIFSDQNTIKGTVPIPKSVLKHGVNEVTFEFASNLDGTTTGFRIYKIVLGAKAFDRIPFDFYGKPVGTQMSTSFEYNADETLEPTLTLSAYDLDSAAEARVYVNGYEMSLPSAIYSNEKTMTAEIPISATHLKDGLNDLTIEYSSDLGGSTYGFRITQASIDTEIRKTTNTLPLNFFGTTVGTVKSYITYLDPSAISQPAILITAYDIDSLNEARLKINGYALNLPGSIVGDMQTKTAVIPLSRQMLRDGRNFISFEYVSSLGGTTSGYRIDNIEIGELDTLGTANPPRIMISSPTTGETFTTSAVAVIGTATDDNGLSKVDVKVNNAVKKTIQLSGKTASWSTTVSLAEGSNTIESQATDIYSASSDTAAVTIQYAPYTQCAVPSCNPDSAEHYCLDNQWVKCPEGQTCLGGICAVHPVCEAGACNPINRQQYCLNGQWASCTTNQICDAGRCTMPPAAECSSPSCNPSNKSEYCANGQWTACSSGFVCDGGLCVKPSVCNANTCNPANRQQYCLNGQWASCSSSQICAEGKCVTPAVCESGDCNPTTTNLYCLNGQWASCPSGQTCQSGNCAVIPTETKELVVYSDALNSPWYSAPWGASIEYSSTETVFSDSYSIKSSLGPWGALRIRNGPWGLGQDILPAQYKNFEFMIHGGTTGGKINVRMENDDGLAFPSSQRTIAANTWNTISIPLSELNPNNYGITSFYVQEFNGATRIFFIDNIKFTGESGPVVEDQIAPSVSIASPTSGATVSGIATISASASDNKAVTKVEFYRGTTLLGADASSPYSYSWNTAGLSGTQILVSKAYDAAGNVGTSSPVSISVISVPPQTCNAPSCNPANSSQYCLNGQWSACASGQICQNGACKTPTACTGLTCNPANPNEYCQNGQWTSCTAGKICQAGSCITPPIVNLSGFVTVSGTNFMLNGKPFYFGGNNAYFLMQAKALGYQNAVLQQLDRSNEIGIRVIRTWAFADGPADPGSVTLQSSAGIYDENTFKALDYVIAEAGKRNIKLILPFVNANKEYGSIATYVGWAGKTGEKTLFYTDPDVRQLFKNHISVMLNRVNTYNGIKYKDDPAIMAWEIVNEARFVYADRTVLRDFYRDIAKYIKSIDSKHLVTTGEEGFDGSPYNSKYSTYSSLANWVMGGDEGSSFYLNTAIPEIDFGQLHMYPDDGWRMTHDDSINWIRDHAEVSAELNKPVILGEYGYKTDHTEYISWLDVVEQEDAYGGAFLWQYGATEVPGWWLSNNGMQIREGASDEYIIIDHNAIMNAKSGGVVPPCTNQCSTAGAKQCSGSGVQTCGNYDPDSCLEWSSTALCSANQMCSNGICNDIPPTDYNILYSLSADRASAKALNGATLSAGTNAYIFVLPETGITRISFYIDNTYVKDEGAAPWDFQGGDAALAIPWAVTGPSPRQIKAVITTSTGSIIEEASSFSVSNLPPADTTPPTVSITTPTMGSVVSGTVAISATASDNVGIAKVQFYRDTTLIAEDTASPYSIQWSTSGLSDGTYFLSAVAVDTSGNTASSSAVRVTKSTSVTDTTPPSVSLAYPANGQTVSGTVNLAATASDNVGVTRVEFYLGSTLLGTDTSSPYNFAWNTAGLSGSKTLSAKAFDAAGNSASSSAILVTVSSVPPPPNITNSSLWVTAYLPSWELNIPGTASNEGALTVDEIDWDAFTHLIFFATSINIDGTCCNVDTNPYGNWVDLRLRTIVQAAHAHGKPVLFSVGGAGKGGWDEVMPDPALRTKAINNLVAFMNKYQFDGIDLDPEGGTVSVWGPPLPLFAQELRNRLNQQYAYYDNTKRPIITAAMGFAGTYWGQSHQYIDQLNIMSYDLMGTWWGKMWHNNAAENVKNPDGSCSSVDYRVGKADCMNTVEKKINEYLGYGIPRNKLGGGIDFNGHYWQGGVNSAGTNGLLNPRETWSTVPTWLSVGKAGQTDCTIRNAVESRYFAIRKCYLDKYPQYIKYDQYNQAPYFSMDNSGTANDIFITFQDANTIKNGVRVIKKNNLGGMILWEIGGGYLGKNNFPAASYPNLQRDELLQAVKEAVAEN; this is translated from the coding sequence ATGAAAAAAGCATATCTTAGCCTCGTCGCTGTTTCCTTTTTGCTAATTCTCCTGTCCGCTTGCTCCCCTCCGGAAAATAAAGTGACTTTTGACAGGATCACAGGAAATTTGGTTGCAGTTGAAAATGGGGCATCGCTTATTGTCCAATCAGTTCCCGACGGCGCAAATGTATACCTGGATGAAACATTATTGGCCGACAAAACCCCTCTTGAAATATCCGGCTTGGCCGAAGGCAAGCATTCACTTCGGATTGAAAAGACCAATCATTTTGACTACAAGAAAACGCTTTACCTAAACGCTGGCCAGCAGACAACTATCAAGGCTGAGCTGACTTCCAGGAAAGGCAGCCTGTTCATAACTTCTGTGCCCAATGCCGCAGACATTTATCTTGATGGAAAATACCAGGGCAGGACTCCATTGAAATTGACCAGCATGCCAACTGGCCCTTACCAGCTCAAACTGTCGATGGATGGCTACCAGGACTATATGCGGACCGTAGAAGTCATCTATAACGATGTTACCACTGTTGAAGCTACTTTGATAAAAGGCACATCCGGAACCAACACTGGCATGGATACAGGAACAGACAGCAGCGCAAAGTACATCCAAGTTTTCTCGCCTAAGGAAAATGGCATATGGCAATTAGGCCGTGGGTACAGGATTCAATGGATTTCCAATGCGCTTGCAGAGGGAACTCTGATATCCGTTGTGCTTGAGCCCGTGTACCCAGCCTGCCTTGACATGGATCCGCCATGCAGCCTTGCACAACTCGCGCCATACACTATTGCAAGCAATATAGCTGACAGCAATTATTATGACTGGTACATCCCTGAAGACCTGAAGGCATTATATCTTGGCTCTGGAAAAATTATCATAATTGCGCGCGAACCTTCTGGAAACCAGCTGACCGGCACCAGCTCCCGCTTCAATGTCGTTGCCTCGCTTGCCGATTTGAACAAGTCGATGACATATTGCGATGACAGTGACGGCGGATTATCCTACTATGAAAGGGGAACTGTTTCCGGCGCGCTTGGCGGCAAGCCTTTCAAAATTTCTGATTCCTGCTCCAAGTCAAATGCCAATGCTTTGCAGGAATACACCTGTCTGCAGAATGGGGCATATAACATGCAACTGTTCAATTGCGCCAAAGGGTGTGGGGATGGCAAATGCCTTGGCGAATCAACAGCTGGTGGAAGCATTGCTGCCTATTCTATCTTGCCCTTGGATTTCTTTGGCCAGCCGGTCGGAACCAAGAAAACTGTCCCATTGAAATTCAACCTGGACACAGCAGTTGAGCCATATATCACCCTTGCTGCATTTGACCTCGACGCAAAAGCTGAAGCCAAGATGTATGTCAATGGCAACCTTATACCACTGCCAGCGAACATATTCTCTGACCAAAATACAATAAAGGGAACAGTCCCAATCCCCAAGTCGGTTCTCAAGCACGGGGTCAATGAAGTCACGTTTGAATTTGCAAGCAATCTCGATGGAACAACAACTGGCTTCAGGATTTACAAAATTGTCCTGGGCGCCAAAGCTTTTGACAGAATTCCTTTTGACTTCTATGGAAAGCCGGTCGGCACCCAGATGTCCACAAGCTTTGAATACAATGCAGACGAGACCCTTGAGCCGACCTTGACATTATCTGCATATGACCTTGATTCCGCTGCTGAAGCCAGGGTATATGTCAATGGCTATGAGATGTCTCTGCCGTCAGCAATATACTCAAATGAAAAGACCATGACTGCTGAAATCCCAATCAGCGCAACCCACCTCAAGGACGGCCTCAATGACCTGACAATTGAATATTCATCGGATTTGGGCGGCTCGACATATGGTTTCAGAATAACGCAGGCATCCATTGATACTGAAATCCGCAAGACCACAAACACCCTGCCTTTGAATTTTTTTGGAACAACAGTCGGGACAGTCAAAAGCTACATAACTTATTTGGATCCATCAGCCATCAGCCAGCCAGCAATACTGATAACAGCCTATGACATAGATTCCCTGAATGAAGCCCGCTTAAAAATAAATGGCTATGCGTTGAATCTTCCTGGCTCAATTGTCGGCGATATGCAAACAAAAACAGCAGTCATTCCGCTTAGCAGGCAAATGCTTAGGGACGGCAGGAATTTCATCTCATTTGAATACGTTTCTAGCCTTGGCGGAACAACCAGCGGCTACAGGATTGACAATATCGAAATAGGGGAGCTTGACACCTTGGGCACAGCAAATCCACCGAGAATAATGATAAGCTCCCCCACTACTGGCGAGACATTCACTACATCTGCAGTGGCGGTGATTGGCACAGCTACTGACGATAATGGGCTGAGCAAGGTCGATGTCAAGGTAAACAATGCTGTTAAAAAAACCATCCAGCTTTCCGGCAAGACCGCATCATGGAGCACAACTGTCAGTCTTGCTGAAGGCAGCAATACAATTGAATCACAGGCAACTGATATTTACAGCGCCTCTTCGGATACGGCAGCAGTTACAATCCAATACGCACCCTACACCCAATGTGCGGTGCCATCTTGCAATCCTGACTCTGCAGAGCATTACTGCCTGGACAACCAATGGGTTAAATGCCCGGAGGGCCAGACCTGCCTCGGCGGGATTTGTGCTGTACATCCTGTTTGTGAAGCAGGGGCATGCAACCCCATCAACAGGCAGCAGTATTGCCTCAATGGCCAGTGGGCTTCTTGCACGACAAATCAGATATGTGACGCCGGAAGATGCACGATGCCGCCTGCAGCAGAATGCAGCTCACCTTCCTGCAACCCTTCAAATAAAAGCGAATACTGCGCAAATGGCCAATGGACAGCATGCTCATCCGGATTTGTTTGCGATGGCGGCCTTTGTGTAAAACCATCAGTTTGCAATGCCAATACATGCAATCCTGCCAACAGGCAGCAGTATTGCCTGAACGGCCAATGGGCATCCTGTTCCTCCAGCCAGATATGCGCTGAGGGGAAATGTGTGACTCCTGCAGTTTGTGAATCAGGTGATTGCAATCCAACAACCACCAATCTATACTGCCTGAACGGCCAATGGGCCTCATGCCCCTCAGGGCAAACCTGCCAATCTGGAAATTGTGCTGTAATTCCAACTGAAACCAAAGAACTTGTTGTCTATTCAGATGCACTGAACTCACCCTGGTATAGCGCTCCATGGGGGGCGTCCATTGAATATTCCAGCACTGAAACAGTATTCTCAGATTCGTATAGTATCAAATCCTCTCTTGGTCCATGGGGCGCGCTAAGGATTAGGAATGGGCCATGGGGTCTTGGCCAGGATATACTTCCGGCTCAATACAAAAACTTTGAATTCATGATACATGGCGGCACCACAGGAGGAAAAATCAATGTCAGGATGGAAAATGATGATGGCCTGGCATTCCCTAGTTCTCAAAGAACAATTGCTGCGAACACGTGGAACACAATTTCCATCCCGCTCAGCGAGCTAAATCCCAATAATTACGGCATTACATCATTTTATGTCCAGGAGTTCAATGGCGCAACAAGAATCTTTTTTATTGACAATATCAAGTTTACAGGCGAGTCAGGCCCGGTTGTAGAAGATCAAATTGCACCTTCAGTTTCCATTGCCTCTCCAACTTCAGGCGCGACCGTGTCAGGCATTGCCACAATATCTGCCTCCGCGTCAGACAACAAAGCTGTCACAAAAGTGGAATTCTACAGGGGCACAACACTTTTGGGCGCTGACGCATCCTCGCCTTATTCATACTCATGGAACACAGCTGGATTGTCCGGCACGCAAATTTTAGTGTCAAAGGCTTATGATGCTGCTGGCAATGTCGGAACATCATCTCCTGTATCAATTAGTGTAATAAGCGTGCCACCTCAAACCTGTAATGCGCCATCCTGCAATCCGGCAAACAGCAGTCAATACTGCCTCAATGGCCAATGGTCAGCCTGCGCATCAGGGCAAATATGCCAAAACGGTGCCTGCAAAACACCTACAGCCTGTACAGGCCTTACATGCAATCCAGCCAATCCCAACGAATACTGCCAGAATGGACAGTGGACATCATGCACAGCTGGAAAAATATGCCAGGCTGGATCATGCATTACCCCTCCGATTGTTAATCTGAGCGGCTTTGTAACAGTGAGCGGAACAAATTTCATGCTCAACGGCAAGCCATTCTATTTCGGAGGAAATAACGCTTATTTCCTCATGCAGGCAAAAGCGCTGGGGTACCAAAATGCAGTCCTCCAGCAGCTGGATAGGTCAAATGAAATTGGAATACGTGTAATACGAACTTGGGCATTCGCTGATGGCCCTGCTGATCCTGGCTCGGTGACACTCCAATCAAGCGCAGGCATTTACGATGAAAACACTTTCAAGGCCCTGGATTATGTGATTGCCGAGGCTGGCAAGCGCAATATCAAGCTCATACTCCCATTTGTCAATGCCAACAAGGAATATGGAAGCATTGCAACTTATGTTGGCTGGGCCGGCAAAACAGGAGAGAAGACCCTATTCTATACGGACCCTGATGTGAGGCAGCTTTTCAAGAATCACATATCTGTCATGCTTAACCGGGTTAATACATACAATGGCATCAAGTATAAGGATGACCCTGCAATAATGGCATGGGAAATTGTCAATGAAGCCAGGTTTGTCTATGCTGACCGAACTGTGCTTAGGGATTTTTACAGGGACATTGCCAAATACATAAAATCAATTGATTCAAAGCATCTGGTCACAACCGGTGAGGAAGGGTTTGACGGAAGCCCGTATAATAGCAAATATTCCACCTACAGCAGCCTTGCAAATTGGGTCATGGGCGGAGATGAGGGGTCAAGCTTCTACCTTAATACCGCAATTCCGGAAATAGACTTTGGCCAGCTCCATATGTACCCAGATGACGGCTGGAGAATGACTCATGATGATTCAATAAATTGGATTAGGGACCATGCTGAGGTGTCAGCTGAATTGAACAAGCCGGTGATACTGGGGGAATATGGCTACAAGACTGATCATACGGAATATATCTCCTGGCTTGATGTGGTAGAGCAAGAAGATGCGTATGGCGGTGCCTTCCTATGGCAGTATGGCGCAACTGAAGTGCCTGGCTGGTGGCTGAGCAATAATGGGATGCAGATAAGGGAAGGTGCATCTGATGAGTACATAATAATCGACCACAATGCGATTATGAACGCAAAATCAGGCGGTGTTGTGCCGCCCTGCACTAACCAATGTTCAACAGCCGGCGCAAAGCAGTGCTCAGGCAGTGGAGTCCAAACATGCGGAAATTATGACCCTGATTCATGCCTGGAATGGAGCTCAACAGCTTTGTGCTCAGCAAACCAGATGTGCAGCAATGGAATATGCAATGACATCCCACCGACTGATTATAACATCCTGTACAGCCTTTCCGCTGACAGGGCTTCAGCCAAGGCATTAAATGGGGCTACTCTAAGCGCAGGCACAAATGCCTACATCTTTGTCTTACCTGAAACAGGAATCACCCGAATCTCATTTTACATTGACAACACTTATGTTAAGGATGAGGGCGCTGCTCCCTGGGATTTCCAGGGAGGGGATGCAGCTCTTGCAATACCCTGGGCTGTCACAGGGCCTTCCCCACGGCAAATCAAGGCAGTTATAACAACTTCAACAGGCTCAATAATTGAAGAAGCCTCAAGCTTTTCAGTGTCTAACTTGCCTCCAGCTGACACAACGCCACCAACTGTTTCAATCACAACACCAACCATGGGAAGCGTTGTTTCCGGCACAGTTGCCATAAGCGCAACAGCATCAGACAATGTTGGAATTGCGAAAGTGCAATTCTACCGCGACACAACGCTAATAGCCGAAGACACAGCCTCGCCTTACAGCATACAATGGTCAACTTCAGGATTATCAGATGGAACTTATTTCCTGAGCGCAGTGGCAGTGGACACTTCTGGCAACACTGCATCAAGTTCAGCTGTCCGAGTTACAAAATCAACCTCAGTTACAGATACAACGCCTCCAAGTGTCAGCTTGGCTTATCCAGCCAATGGCCAGACTGTTTCAGGCACTGTTAATCTTGCAGCAACAGCATCGGACAATGTCGGCGTCACAAGAGTCGAGTTCTATCTTGGCTCAACCCTGCTGGGCACTGACACTTCCTCGCCTTATAATTTTGCATGGAACACAGCAGGCCTTTCAGGAAGCAAGACTCTTTCAGCAAAGGCATTTGACGCAGCAGGCAACTCTGCATCATCCAGTGCAATCCTTGTAACAGTATCCAGCGTGCCGCCCCCTCCTAATATTACCAACTCCAGCCTGTGGGTCACTGCCTATCTCCCATCATGGGAGCTTAATATTCCCGGCACTGCTTCAAATGAAGGTGCGCTGACAGTCGACGAAATCGACTGGGACGCATTTACGCACTTGATATTCTTTGCAACAAGCATTAATATAGACGGCACTTGCTGTAATGTGGATACGAATCCCTATGGAAATTGGGTTGATTTGAGGCTCAGGACTATTGTCCAGGCAGCCCATGCGCACGGTAAGCCAGTTCTTTTCAGTGTTGGAGGCGCTGGCAAAGGAGGCTGGGATGAGGTCATGCCTGACCCGGCCTTGCGAACCAAGGCTATTAACAACTTGGTCGCTTTCATGAACAAATACCAGTTTGATGGCATTGATTTGGACCCAGAAGGCGGTACAGTGTCTGTCTGGGGCCCGCCACTGCCTCTATTTGCCCAGGAGCTTAGGAATAGGCTCAATCAACAGTATGCCTATTATGATAATACAAAACGGCCCATCATAACTGCTGCAATGGGCTTTGCCGGTACGTACTGGGGCCAATCGCATCAATATATCGACCAGCTTAACATAATGTCCTATGATCTCATGGGCACCTGGTGGGGCAAGATGTGGCACAACAATGCCGCTGAGAATGTAAAGAACCCGGATGGCTCCTGCAGTTCTGTTGACTACAGGGTGGGCAAAGCCGATTGCATGAATACCGTTGAGAAAAAAATCAATGAATATCTTGGCTATGGGATCCCGCGAAATAAGCTTGGCGGCGGGATTGATTTCAATGGCCATTACTGGCAGGGCGGAGTGAATTCAGCTGGCACAAATGGGCTGCTGAATCCTCGTGAAACATGGAGCACTGTGCCAACATGGCTGTCAGTTGGGAAAGCAGGCCAAACTGACTGCACGATCAGGAATGCAGTTGAATCCAGGTATTTTGCCATTAGAAAATGCTATCTTGACAAGTATCCGCAATACATCAAATACGACCAATACAATCAGGCTCCATATTTCAGCATGGACAATTCCGGCACGGCAAATGACATTTTCATAACTTTCCAGGATGCCAATACAATCAAGAATGGCGTCCGGGTAATCAAGAAGAATAACCTGGGCGGCATGATACTCTGGGAAATCGGTGGCGGATACTTAGGAAAGAATAATTTTCCGGCAGCGAGCTATCCTAACCTCCAGAGGGATGAGCTGCTCCAGGCAGTGAAAGAGGCAGTAGCTGAAAATTAA